Proteins encoded by one window of Teretinema zuelzerae:
- a CDS encoding response regulator yields the protein MARSFENAAEYLASARIPVLVLDSRGIPLEWNAAAEETFPLLPGKPGEPLSRFVTAQDSEVDEIRFSRLLSDESPFFVYDFSLPGPQNGIQWFKLLANRQQNGEYLVFIDDINRQKQKESHLVQAKQDAEKASVTRSQFLANVSHEIRTPIQTIIGMMELLGDTKLDEEQTEYVRQVRFSADVMLTLVNDLLDITKAEAGQMKIENIDFVLSDTIERSVDLVSMEAHKKGLEICIDIDPGIPLWVIGDPNRLQQVILNLVKNAVKFTASGQVVVHAELRKNRGEALLPGTPEEMVHLEVIDSGIGISEQARANLFTQFYQADSSTTRKYGGTGLGLAISKTIVDLMEGRIGIRGNPTGGSVFWFEIPLVRSAKPEPEKKLPQDTKVRFLLVDDNVQSRSILARMLVALGFKDITLASNGKQALEQLHAARQAQKAFDIVFIDMIMPEMDGWRLAAEINRNRDINQARLYLMVPEGSFGAEAKMKLLKWFNGYLYKPVKRRMLEELLREHWQPSIDLEVVDDLENPENLEEISGDDDEAEPTEQAQASSPAGAPKTLLARAAEIVKKTSGMEGGSGTQDSVDPNLPGKGLTILVVEDHPVNRKLLSIFLEKAGAVVVPAEDGLEATEMIAKLSIDLVFMDIQMPRMNGYEASEWMREKGYDIPIIACTASAQPNEKEQCIACGMTDILPKPYRRQDVLDLLHALKDAKEKVPMTAEPAETFNRDLFFDIVGGDMETGEILLREYLSQTEMHLKIMQEDLAALARDPLRKTAHLIKGSSLNITAQKLAAAAQTVELGAETLSPDQLKTAVDKMTAEFSSLKEALKTEYPS from the coding sequence ATGGCGCGCTCCTTCGAGAACGCGGCGGAATATCTCGCCTCGGCGCGTATCCCTGTTCTGGTTTTGGATTCCAGGGGAATCCCCCTCGAATGGAACGCCGCGGCGGAAGAAACGTTTCCCCTCCTTCCCGGCAAGCCGGGGGAGCCCCTGTCGCGCTTCGTCACCGCGCAGGATTCGGAAGTAGATGAAATACGCTTCAGCCGCCTGCTTTCCGACGAAAGCCCGTTTTTCGTCTACGACTTCAGCCTTCCGGGCCCGCAAAACGGCATCCAATGGTTCAAGCTCCTGGCGAACCGCCAGCAAAACGGCGAGTACCTGGTTTTCATCGACGACATCAACCGTCAAAAGCAAAAAGAATCGCATCTCGTCCAGGCTAAACAGGACGCTGAAAAAGCGAGCGTCACTCGCAGCCAGTTTCTCGCCAACGTCAGCCATGAAATCCGCACGCCGATCCAGACCATCATCGGCATGATGGAGCTCCTTGGAGACACCAAGCTCGACGAGGAACAGACGGAATACGTCAGGCAGGTCCGCTTCAGCGCAGACGTCATGCTCACCCTCGTTAACGATTTGCTCGACATCACGAAGGCCGAAGCAGGCCAGATGAAGATCGAAAACATCGACTTCGTCCTCTCGGATACTATTGAACGCTCCGTCGACCTGGTCTCCATGGAAGCCCATAAAAAAGGCCTGGAAATCTGCATCGACATAGATCCCGGCATACCCCTGTGGGTCATCGGAGATCCGAACCGGCTCCAGCAGGTAATACTTAACCTGGTTAAAAACGCGGTCAAGTTCACCGCGTCCGGGCAAGTCGTAGTTCATGCGGAGCTGCGGAAAAACCGCGGCGAAGCCCTTCTTCCCGGAACCCCGGAGGAGATGGTGCATCTGGAAGTAATCGATTCAGGAATCGGCATCAGCGAACAGGCCCGTGCGAATCTGTTCACGCAATTTTATCAGGCGGATTCCTCGACGACGCGAAAATACGGGGGAACAGGCCTCGGCCTTGCCATATCAAAAACCATCGTAGACTTGATGGAAGGACGCATCGGCATCAGGGGAAACCCGACCGGAGGATCAGTATTCTGGTTCGAAATTCCTCTTGTCCGCTCCGCAAAACCGGAACCCGAGAAAAAGCTTCCCCAGGACACGAAGGTCCGATTCCTCCTGGTCGACGACAACGTCCAGTCTCGTTCCATATTGGCAAGAATGCTCGTCGCGCTCGGATTCAAGGACATCACGCTCGCCTCCAACGGAAAGCAGGCGCTTGAACAGCTCCATGCCGCCAGGCAGGCGCAAAAAGCATTCGACATCGTTTTCATCGACATGATCATGCCGGAAATGGACGGATGGCGGCTTGCGGCGGAAATCAACCGCAACAGAGACATCAATCAGGCGCGGCTCTACCTCATGGTCCCGGAAGGCAGCTTCGGAGCCGAAGCGAAGATGAAACTTCTCAAATGGTTCAACGGCTATCTCTACAAGCCGGTGAAGCGCCGCATGCTCGAAGAGCTTCTGCGGGAGCACTGGCAGCCGAGCATCGATCTTGAGGTGGTGGACGACCTTGAGAATCCGGAAAATCTGGAAGAAATTTCCGGAGACGACGATGAAGCAGAACCAACAGAACAAGCGCAAGCCTCCTCGCCGGCAGGAGCGCCCAAAACCTTGCTCGCCCGGGCTGCCGAAATAGTCAAAAAGACGTCGGGAATGGAAGGCGGATCGGGAACTCAGGATTCGGTCGATCCAAATCTTCCGGGCAAGGGACTCACCATACTGGTCGTCGAAGATCACCCGGTAAACAGAAAGCTTCTTTCCATCTTCCTGGAAAAAGCGGGAGCCGTCGTAGTTCCGGCGGAGGACGGCCTCGAAGCGACGGAAATGATCGCGAAATTATCCATAGATCTTGTGTTCATGGATATACAGATGCCGCGGATGAACGGCTACGAAGCAAGCGAATGGATGAGAGAAAAAGGCTACGACATACCGATCATTGCCTGCACCGCGAGCGCTCAACCGAACGAAAAAGAGCAATGCATCGCCTGCGGCATGACGGATATTCTGCCGAAGCCCTACAGAAGACAGGATGTGCTCGACTTGCTGCACGCGTTGAAAGACGCAAAGGAGAAAGTTCCTATGACGGCGGAACCTGCGGAAACATTCAACCGGGATCTCTTTTTCGACATAGTCGGAGGGGATATGGAAACGGGCGAGATATTGCTCAGGGAATATCTTTCGCAAACGGAAATGCATCTGAAAATCATGCAAGAAGATCTTGCGGCCCTGGCTCGGGATCCCTTAAGAAAAACAGCGCATCTTATCAAGGGCAGCTCGCTCAACATCACGGCGCAAAAACTCGCCGCGGCGGCTCAAACCGTGGAACTCGGCGCGGAGACGCTGTCGCCCGACCAGCTCAAAACCGCGGTAGACAAGATGACTGCAGAGTTTTCATCCCTGAAAGAAGCTCTGAAAACAGAATATCCGTCATGA
- a CDS encoding histidinol-phosphatase: MKRIASYHVHTTWCDGHDSPEAMVRAAIEQNMTDIGFSAHAMWPFASEWHLSPASYGDYAAEIRSLKEKYGAEIRISRGFEADYLEGASAPDRATYSPFSPDYLIGSVHYVPAPAVFGKKSKKVEPWCVDAPAAEVARGLERAFGGDAKKAVSAYWGRVREMIEGADFDIIGHIDIPRKRNGELRFFSETESWYRREIKNTVKAAAHSGKIMEINTGAIARGIRDMIYPSLEFLNLAFEAGVPITINSDSHATDSLLCAYDQARLLAFNAGYRSASFLDDCGWTSAPLDSALAD, from the coding sequence ATGAAGAGAATTGCGAGCTACCATGTCCACACGACCTGGTGCGACGGGCATGATTCGCCTGAAGCGATGGTCAGGGCTGCGATAGAACAGAATATGACGGATATCGGATTCAGCGCGCATGCGATGTGGCCCTTCGCGAGCGAATGGCATCTTTCGCCCGCGAGCTACGGCGATTACGCCGCCGAAATACGGTCGCTCAAAGAAAAATACGGCGCTGAAATCAGGATTTCGCGCGGTTTTGAAGCCGATTATCTCGAAGGCGCGTCGGCACCGGACCGCGCGACGTATTCGCCCTTTTCCCCCGACTATCTGATCGGTTCGGTCCATTATGTGCCCGCTCCCGCGGTCTTCGGAAAAAAAAGCAAAAAGGTCGAGCCCTGGTGCGTCGACGCGCCGGCCGCTGAAGTCGCCCGCGGGCTGGAACGGGCGTTCGGCGGAGACGCAAAAAAAGCGGTGAGCGCGTATTGGGGCCGTGTACGGGAAATGATAGAGGGCGCCGATTTCGATATCATCGGCCATATCGATATTCCCCGAAAACGAAACGGGGAACTTCGTTTTTTCTCGGAAACCGAATCCTGGTACCGCAGGGAAATTAAAAATACCGTCAAGGCAGCCGCCCACAGCGGTAAAATCATGGAAATAAACACGGGAGCCATCGCCCGCGGCATACGGGATATGATATATCCCTCGCTTGAGTTCCTGAATCTCGCCTTCGAAGCAGGCGTCCCGATCACGATTAACTCGGACTCGCATGCAACCGATTCTCTGCTCTGCGCCTACGATCAGGCAAGGCTCCTTGCGTTTAATGCCGGCTACCGGTCAGCATCCTTTTTGGATGACTGCGGCTGGACAAGTGCGCCGCTGGATTCGGCTCTGGCCGACTAA
- a CDS encoding TraR/DksA family transcriptional regulator: MEKEFAEQMKDALFALKKEIIDTLIANNEDFRAIVEEMDPKDFADIASDDNDRKMLETIGSKDMKRMRLIDSAISRIEQGKYGVCMKCGKKIPRERLEAIPYALLCIECQSADERRNR, from the coding sequence ATGGAAAAAGAATTCGCAGAACAGATGAAGGACGCACTGTTTGCTTTAAAAAAAGAAATAATCGATACGCTTATTGCGAATAATGAAGATTTCCGGGCCATAGTTGAAGAAATGGATCCTAAGGATTTTGCAGATATTGCTTCTGATGATAACGACCGGAAAATGCTTGAAACAATTGGATCCAAGGATATGAAGCGCATGAGGCTGATCGATTCTGCCATCAGCAGAATCGAACAGGGCAAATACGGCGTATGCATGAAGTGCGGAAAGAAGATCCCCCGCGAGCGGCTGGAAGCGATTCCCTATGCCCTGTTGTGCATCGAATGCCAAAGCGCGGATGAACGCAGAAACCGCTGA
- the infA gene encoding translation initiation factor IF-1, whose amino-acid sequence MVAKEEAIEVEGIVKESLPNTMFRVELQNGHVILAHLSGKMRKHYIRIVPGDKVKVALSPYDLNRGRIIYREK is encoded by the coding sequence ATTGTGGCGAAAGAAGAAGCGATAGAAGTGGAAGGAATTGTAAAAGAATCCCTTCCGAATACCATGTTCAGGGTCGAATTACAGAACGGCCATGTTATTTTAGCGCACCTGTCTGGAAAAATGCGCAAACATTACATCCGAATCGTACCCGGCGACAAGGTAAAAGTTGCGCTTTCTCCCTACGACCTCAATCGCGGAAGAATCATTTACCGCGAAAAATAA
- a CDS encoding DnaJ domain-containing protein: protein MPDYYEILGVSREAGPDQIKKAFREMALKYHPDRNAGNPSAEDQFKKINEAYSVLGDPEKKNMYDMGAYSNGSSGFDAGSASYGRNGGDPWEEFFGSQAGEAWRQSSWTWTNRQNYTAPERTRKDAFEMLFRSVVTLLMGVVLFRFSFFFGIFGVVLCIAAIGRGFMNSLRAIHLLFSLRE from the coding sequence ATGCCAGATTATTACGAGATATTAGGCGTTTCGCGGGAGGCCGGACCCGATCAGATAAAAAAGGCTTTCCGGGAGATGGCTCTTAAATATCATCCTGACAGGAACGCGGGAAACCCCTCCGCTGAAGATCAGTTCAAAAAAATCAACGAGGCATACTCAGTCCTGGGCGATCCGGAAAAAAAGAACATGTACGATATGGGAGCCTACTCTAATGGTTCCTCTGGTTTCGATGCCGGTTCGGCCTCTTACGGCCGTAACGGCGGAGATCCATGGGAGGAATTTTTCGGTTCGCAGGCCGGCGAGGCCTGGCGTCAGTCGTCCTGGACATGGACGAACAGGCAGAATTATACTGCGCCTGAGCGGACGCGCAAGGATGCCTTCGAGATGCTTTTCAGGAGCGTAGTAACGCTGTTGATGGGCGTAGTGTTGTTCAGATTTTCTTTTTTCTTCGGAATCTTCGGCGTTGTTCTTTGCATAGCCGCAATCGGCAGGGGGTTCATGAACTCCCTGCGCGCGATTCATTTGCTGTTCAGTTTACGCGAATAA
- a CDS encoding Smr/MutS family protein, giving the protein MVDFGDILDSWEKETSRPYGKKRIKKDQQCNKVGDAPASGRDDADLPKVHPMDAWMRRHDIVDKDAVLDGGHEPPSAAERRRKLHAMKPEAVIDLHGLTREESWSRLNAFFADCRRRGLQKVLIIHGKGTHSGDAPVLKKTVTLFLEKHPHAGESGSAAKELGGSGATWVILK; this is encoded by the coding sequence TTGGTCGATTTCGGAGATATTCTGGATTCCTGGGAAAAGGAAACCTCCCGTCCGTACGGCAAGAAGCGAATAAAAAAAGATCAGCAGTGCAATAAAGTCGGTGATGCTCCGGCATCCGGCAGGGACGACGCAGATCTGCCGAAGGTTCATCCGATGGATGCCTGGATGCGCCGCCACGATATCGTGGATAAGGACGCGGTACTCGACGGCGGCCACGAGCCGCCGTCGGCTGCCGAACGAAGGCGGAAGCTGCATGCGATGAAGCCCGAGGCCGTTATCGATCTTCATGGGTTGACCCGCGAAGAATCCTGGTCGCGGCTTAACGCGTTTTTCGCCGATTGCAGGCGCCGAGGGCTGCAGAAAGTGCTGATCATCCACGGGAAGGGGACTCACTCCGGAGATGCTCCCGTGTTAAAAAAAACAGTGACTTTGTTTCTGGAAAAGCATCCTCATGCGGGAGAGAGCGGATCGGCGGCCAAGGAGCTCGGCGGAAGCGGGGCAACCTGGGTGATTCTCAAATGA
- a CDS encoding SH3 domain-containing protein has protein sequence MEARAGKSAAKFCSGLLILGFLASFGTLHSLEVDVFVSSFELSTGQTLKIEFSVLDQEPSGLEMSWGLIPDSFVEIGARKERRGRDTVFLKEWVSRESGSFSLGPFVVSGESEDLELPPIYIVSIPDETDSPARMRWRPLDASFSVGKPSVLVLEAIHAGVLRTVDCPAPENAIISRLDEADFSGIGEEPWRIVGVWSWTPLHPGSQNAPLAVASWETSDGKSVSLISDSAIFTAARPAPDKKDERVSTEILKGFASVPTREEQIIDRGNPEDIDRLIELRRAEHESLFPAPIRKERLALEKKLSLRDSLPVPPAAWKGPAVFCSALLFFLSFCLRLIAVRRRIFIHFFHAGILVAAGLAFFAGYLYTADRRESAVALSSRLLQVPEQSSSLIDSIPPGTAVRVIASSGTWAQVETAGKIRGWITLSELAFYTRMER, from the coding sequence ATGGAAGCACGCGCCGGAAAATCAGCTGCGAAATTCTGTTCAGGACTATTGATACTCGGTTTCCTGGCTTCTTTTGGAACTCTCCATTCCCTTGAAGTCGATGTTTTCGTATCCTCATTCGAGCTTTCGACGGGCCAGACGCTGAAAATAGAATTCTCCGTTTTGGATCAGGAACCCTCGGGACTGGAAATGAGCTGGGGCCTTATTCCCGACTCGTTCGTGGAGATCGGCGCCAGGAAAGAGCGGCGCGGCAGGGATACTGTTTTTCTTAAAGAATGGGTATCTCGTGAATCGGGATCCTTCAGTCTCGGCCCCTTTGTCGTAAGCGGAGAAAGCGAAGACCTTGAACTCCCTCCAATATATATCGTTTCTATTCCGGACGAAACGGATTCTCCTGCCCGAATGCGGTGGAGGCCGTTGGATGCGTCCTTTTCCGTCGGCAAGCCCTCCGTGCTTGTTCTGGAAGCGATTCATGCGGGAGTTCTGAGGACTGTCGACTGTCCGGCTCCCGAGAACGCGATAATCTCCCGCCTGGACGAGGCGGATTTTTCCGGCATCGGCGAAGAACCCTGGCGGATAGTCGGCGTTTGGAGCTGGACACCTTTGCATCCGGGAAGTCAGAACGCTCCTCTGGCGGTGGCGAGCTGGGAAACTTCCGACGGTAAATCGGTTTCACTGATCAGCGACTCCGCGATTTTTACGGCGGCTCGGCCTGCGCCTGATAAAAAGGACGAGCGGGTTTCAACCGAAATCCTCAAGGGTTTCGCCTCGGTCCCTACGCGCGAGGAACAAATCATCGACCGGGGCAACCCGGAAGACATCGACCGCTTGATCGAACTGCGGCGAGCCGAGCATGAATCTCTATTTCCTGCGCCCATCCGCAAGGAGCGGCTCGCGCTTGAAAAAAAGCTTTCCCTGAGGGACAGCCTGCCGGTGCCTCCCGCCGCATGGAAAGGGCCCGCAGTATTCTGTTCGGCTCTTCTCTTTTTTTTGAGTTTCTGCCTGCGTTTGATAGCGGTGCGCCGGAGAATCTTCATTCACTTTTTTCATGCCGGAATTCTCGTTGCCGCCGGTCTCGCTTTTTTCGCCGGATACCTATATACTGCCGACCGTCGGGAATCGGCAGTGGCGCTTTCAAGTCGTCTTCTGCAGGTTCCGGAACAGTCCTCCTCTCTGATCGATTCTATCCCTCCGGGCACCGCCGTGCGCGTAATAGCCTCCTCGGGAACATGGGCCCAGGTCGAAACAGCCGGCAAGATTCGAGGATGGATTACACTTTCAGAACTTGCGTTCTATACGCGGATGGAGAGATAG
- a CDS encoding tetratricopeptide repeat protein: protein MVQKINALTLLAAALLFSSCSGDLQGILGIADGTIAWSRRDWSRASASFLKVAESGPEKFSSWASYGLASTWLAQEEYDAAMSRLSLIDSSSDPDLAAGVWYQAGIAAWRKGLESEAAAFFRKSLEFDSSALDAKINLELIASKRESERKVQSGSAPGVNRSDSEAAAQDALFEYIRKKEEDAWKHAPENQLRNSVQDY, encoded by the coding sequence ATGGTGCAAAAAATAAACGCTTTGACCCTGCTCGCCGCCGCTTTGCTCTTTTCCTCCTGCAGCGGAGATCTTCAAGGGATTCTCGGCATCGCAGACGGAACGATCGCCTGGTCTCGCAGGGATTGGTCGAGAGCTTCCGCTTCATTTTTGAAGGTCGCTGAATCGGGCCCGGAGAAATTTTCATCCTGGGCTTCGTACGGTCTCGCGTCGACCTGGCTCGCCCAGGAAGAATACGATGCCGCGATGAGCCGTCTTTCGCTGATCGATTCATCCAGTGACCCCGATTTGGCCGCCGGAGTCTGGTATCAGGCGGGCATCGCCGCGTGGAGAAAGGGCCTGGAATCCGAGGCCGCCGCCTTTTTCAGAAAGTCCCTGGAATTTGATTCTTCTGCCCTCGACGCGAAGATCAATCTTGAATTGATCGCCTCTAAACGGGAGTCCGAGCGGAAAGTCCAGTCCGGTTCAGCTCCGGGGGTCAACAGGAGCGATTCCGAAGCGGCGGCGCAGGACGCTCTTTTCGAATACATCAGAAAAAAGGAAGAAGATGCATGGAAGCACGCGCCGGAAAATCAGCTGCGAAATTCTGTTCAGGACTATTGA
- a CDS encoding VWA domain-containing protein: MMNLFTNPEMLFLAAVPFPAWIVSISRWKRFRSALRILENSRLSAGGSLVYSGRGSEEPESSEKSASRRFFIRSIMYSLAWFFLVAAAAGPRWGVSMVATRQEGSSVIFLMDISRSMTASDLSPDRLAYASRYASLLLQQMEGVSCGVVLSRGESVLAVPLTEDHQSISILFDSLSPVLLSAPGSSIAQGVKVAVDSFPSASSSSRTLIVLSDGDGTESEAAAAGAYARSAGVVLAVIGIGTEEGAYINVLPSAEEPRFENMTLGSGVLRSLADSGTPGSFYAAATDAGSAWRVLECVSSSGMTASRLVQTEKTVNRSGFFILLSLVSFMLALIAGGRWCKK; the protein is encoded by the coding sequence ATGATGAACCTTTTTACCAATCCTGAAATGCTCTTTCTCGCCGCGGTTCCGTTTCCTGCCTGGATTGTTTCGATCTCCCGATGGAAGCGGTTCCGCTCGGCCTTGCGAATTCTGGAGAATTCGCGGTTATCGGCGGGAGGGTCGCTCGTATACAGCGGCAGAGGATCCGAAGAACCCGAGTCTTCGGAAAAATCGGCATCCCGCAGGTTTTTTATCCGCTCAATCATGTATTCGCTGGCCTGGTTCTTTCTTGTCGCCGCCGCTGCCGGGCCCCGTTGGGGAGTCTCTATGGTCGCGACCCGCCAGGAAGGTTCTTCGGTTATCTTCCTTATGGATATTTCCCGGAGCATGACCGCTTCGGATCTGAGTCCGGACAGACTCGCCTACGCATCGCGTTATGCGTCTCTTCTGTTGCAGCAAATGGAGGGAGTTTCCTGCGGAGTCGTTCTTTCCCGGGGAGAATCCGTATTGGCTGTTCCCCTCACCGAGGACCATCAGTCGATTTCGATTTTGTTCGATTCGCTCAGTCCCGTTCTGCTGTCCGCGCCGGGCTCTTCCATCGCACAGGGCGTGAAAGTTGCCGTCGATTCCTTTCCCTCCGCAAGCTCTTCGTCTCGCACTCTGATCGTGCTGAGCGACGGAGACGGAACGGAATCGGAAGCCGCAGCCGCCGGGGCATACGCTCGAAGCGCCGGGGTTGTTCTTGCCGTTATCGGGATAGGCACCGAGGAGGGCGCTTACATCAACGTTCTGCCATCGGCTGAAGAGCCTCGATTCGAGAACATGACGCTGGGTTCCGGGGTTCTCCGTTCCCTCGCCGACTCGGGAACTCCGGGCAGTTTCTACGCCGCGGCGACGGACGCAGGTTCGGCCTGGCGGGTCCTGGAATGCGTTTCTTCATCCGGTATGACGGCGTCGCGCTTGGTTCAAACGGAGAAGACCGTGAACCGATCCGGTTTTTTCATTCTCTTATCGTTGGTTTCGTTCATGCTTGCGTTGATCGCCGGAGGCCGATGGTGCAAAAAATAA
- a CDS encoding VWA domain-containing protein, producing MYSFSNPAALLLLACLPAYFLLRRMRVIRPFFFSLTLGDWNAPPFSWKSPLRSFIDRISFASIAAAFFFAVLALAGPVRFKQEAVYSGPRNAAIFVVDVSPSMAARDLSDDSRLDVARRRIHEFVLERPGFSFGLAALGSEAALLIPPTSDHVSFRRRLDSLRIGEMGDGTALGLGLAVAAAHLQSYRAGAASVILFTDGENNTGEINPRTSASLFVSESISFFVVGIGTNGQVPLEYDDPASGKHYSGFLDSRFDESALKDIAARGNGKYFSVSDTAALDAAFASIGSALAPSKASWSRTLEEPLDRYCAVLALASAALAWIFRRLILGAFA from the coding sequence GTGTATAGCTTTTCAAATCCGGCGGCTCTTCTCCTTCTCGCCTGTTTGCCTGCGTACTTTCTGTTGCGAAGAATGCGCGTCATTCGGCCCTTCTTCTTTTCTTTGACGCTCGGCGATTGGAACGCGCCTCCGTTTTCCTGGAAATCGCCGTTGCGTTCATTCATCGACCGGATATCGTTTGCGTCTATCGCGGCGGCGTTTTTCTTTGCGGTTCTGGCCTTAGCAGGCCCGGTTCGCTTCAAACAGGAAGCGGTGTATTCAGGACCCAGGAACGCGGCAATTTTCGTAGTCGATGTCAGCCCTTCGATGGCTGCCCGCGATTTGTCCGATGATTCGCGGCTCGATGTCGCCCGGAGACGGATTCATGAATTTGTTCTGGAACGTCCCGGCTTTTCCTTCGGCCTCGCGGCATTGGGTTCGGAAGCCGCTCTGCTGATTCCCCCCACCTCCGATCACGTCTCGTTCCGCCGAAGGCTCGACAGCCTGCGGATAGGGGAAATGGGAGACGGAACGGCCCTGGGCCTCGGCCTTGCGGTCGCGGCCGCCCATCTTCAAAGCTATAGAGCGGGCGCCGCTTCGGTGATTCTGTTCACCGACGGAGAAAATAATACCGGCGAGATCAATCCTCGCACCTCGGCGTCGCTCTTTGTTTCGGAATCTATTTCGTTTTTCGTCGTCGGCATCGGAACAAACGGGCAGGTTCCTCTCGAGTACGACGACCCTGCAAGCGGCAAGCATTATTCCGGCTTTCTCGATTCCCGTTTCGACGAATCCGCGCTTAAAGACATTGCCGCGCGCGGAAACGGAAAATACTTTTCCGTTTCGGACACTGCCGCGCTCGACGCCGCCTTCGCTTCGATCGGATCCGCCCTTGCTCCGTCGAAAGCTTCCTGGTCCCGCACCCTTGAGGAGCCGCTCGACCGGTATTGCGCCGTTCTGGCCCTTGCATCGGCGGCTCTCGCATGGATATTCCGGCGATTGATTTTGGGGGCGTTCGCATGA
- a CDS encoding DUF58 domain-containing protein, which translates to MKTGSFRSCFRGQGIEFDSVREYERGDDIRSIDWNVTARTGKAFVKQYREEREMSVFLIVDGSLSMQTGSRTCSRWAKAQEVAALLAFAAELNSSPVGLVVFDGEPGVPLSPAGGKDRILTILASLEHHACEREGSALGGAIAGCSRILRSRSMVIIVSDFRTSEYERPLGVLSRRHDVVAVRITAPSDSALPSAGYLPFQDPESGLRASLPTGSPVFAAAWEKENAESVQRWERICLKRGASPLCVSVEEDSVRVLSSFFSGRRTRGDPV; encoded by the coding sequence ATGAAGACGGGTAGCTTCCGCTCCTGCTTTCGGGGACAGGGCATCGAATTCGACAGCGTGCGCGAGTATGAGCGCGGCGACGACATCCGCTCGATCGATTGGAACGTTACGGCCCGGACCGGAAAGGCCTTCGTAAAGCAGTACCGCGAAGAGCGGGAAATGTCGGTGTTCCTCATCGTCGACGGATCTCTTTCGATGCAGACGGGTTCGCGAACGTGTTCCCGTTGGGCTAAGGCTCAGGAAGTCGCGGCTCTGCTTGCCTTCGCGGCGGAATTGAATTCCAGCCCGGTCGGCCTCGTCGTTTTCGACGGCGAGCCGGGAGTCCCCCTGTCTCCGGCCGGCGGAAAAGACAGAATATTGACGATTCTCGCTTCGCTTGAACACCATGCGTGCGAACGCGAAGGATCGGCCCTCGGGGGCGCGATAGCCGGGTGTTCGCGAATTCTCCGCTCCCGCTCGATGGTGATAATCGTTTCAGACTTTAGAACCTCGGAATACGAGCGTCCCCTGGGCGTCCTGTCCCGCCGCCACGACGTCGTCGCCGTCAGAATAACAGCGCCGTCGGACTCGGCCCTGCCTTCCGCCGGCTATCTTCCTTTTCAGGATCCCGAGAGCGGCTTGCGCGCGTCGCTGCCCACCGGGTCTCCTGTTTTCGCCGCTGCATGGGAGAAGGAAAACGCCGAGTCGGTGCAGCGCTGGGAGAGAATTTGCCTGAAGCGGGGAGCCTCTCCGCTGTGCGTATCAGTAGAAGAGGATTCCGTCCGGGTGCTTTCCAGCTTCTTTTCCGGAAGGCGTACGAGAGGAGATCCGGTATGA